A part of Pectobacterium cacticida genomic DNA contains:
- the rpsA gene encoding 30S ribosomal protein S1, producing the protein MTESFAQLFEESLKEIETRPGSIVRGVVVAIDKDVVLVDAGLKSESAIPVEQFKNAQGELEIQVGDEVDVALDAIEDGFGETLLSREKAKRHEAWLTLEKAYEEAATVTGVINGKVKGGFTVELNGIRAFLPGSLVDVRPVRDTLHLEGKELEFKVIKLDQKRNNVVVSRRAVIESENSAERDQLLENLQEGMEVKGIVKNLTDYGAFVDLGGVDGLLHITDMAWKRVKHPSEIVNVGDEITVKVLKFDRERTRVSLGLKQLGEDPWVAIAKRYPESTRLTGRVTNLTDYGCFVEIEEGVEGLVHVSEMDWTNKNIHPSKVVNVGDVVEVMVLDIDEERRRISLGLKQCKSNPWQLFAETHNKGDRVEGKIKSITDFGIFIGLDGGIDGLVHLSDISWNVAGEEAVREYKKGDEIAAVVLQVDAERERISLGVKQLSEDPFNNYLSVNKKGAIVTGKVTAVDAKGATVELAGGVEGYLRASEASRDRVEDATLVLNVGDSVEAKYTGVDRKNRVVSLSVRAKDEADEKDAIATVNNKPDESNFSNAMAEAFKAAKGE; encoded by the coding sequence ATGACTGAATCTTTTGCTCAACTCTTTGAAGAATCCCTGAAAGAAATCGAAACCCGTCCTGGTTCCATCGTTCGTGGTGTTGTTGTTGCTATTGATAAAGATGTCGTACTGGTTGACGCCGGTCTGAAATCCGAATCAGCTATTCCGGTAGAGCAATTCAAAAACGCGCAAGGCGAACTGGAAATCCAGGTCGGTGATGAAGTTGATGTTGCTCTGGACGCTATCGAAGATGGCTTCGGTGAAACGCTGCTTTCTCGTGAAAAAGCGAAACGCCACGAAGCATGGCTGACGCTGGAAAAAGCGTACGAAGAAGCTGCGACGGTTACTGGTGTTATCAACGGTAAAGTTAAAGGCGGATTCACTGTTGAGCTAAACGGTATTCGTGCGTTCCTGCCAGGTTCTCTGGTCGACGTGCGTCCGGTTCGCGACACGCTGCATCTGGAAGGCAAAGAGCTTGAGTTCAAAGTTATCAAGCTGGATCAGAAACGCAACAACGTTGTGGTTTCTCGTCGTGCAGTGATCGAGTCTGAAAACAGCGCTGAACGCGATCAATTGCTGGAAAATCTGCAAGAAGGCATGGAAGTTAAGGGTATCGTTAAGAACCTGACTGACTACGGCGCCTTCGTTGATCTGGGCGGCGTTGATGGCCTGCTTCACATCACGGATATGGCGTGGAAACGCGTTAAACACCCGAGCGAAATCGTCAATGTAGGCGATGAAATCACGGTTAAAGTCCTGAAATTCGATCGTGAACGTACCCGTGTGTCTCTGGGTCTGAAACAATTGGGCGAAGATCCATGGGTCGCTATCGCTAAGCGTTATCCGGAAAGTACACGTCTGACGGGGCGCGTAACTAACCTGACTGACTATGGCTGCTTCGTTGAAATCGAAGAAGGCGTTGAAGGTCTGGTACACGTTTCCGAAATGGATTGGACCAACAAAAACATCCACCCATCCAAAGTAGTTAACGTGGGTGATGTGGTAGAAGTGATGGTTCTGGATATCGACGAAGAACGTCGTCGTATCTCTCTGGGCTTGAAACAGTGCAAGTCTAACCCATGGCAGCTGTTCGCAGAGACCCACAACAAGGGCGATCGCGTTGAAGGTAAAATCAAGTCTATCACTGACTTCGGTATCTTCATCGGTCTGGATGGCGGCATCGATGGTCTGGTGCACCTGTCTGATATCTCCTGGAACGTGGCAGGCGAAGAAGCCGTTCGTGAATACAAGAAAGGTGATGAAATCGCCGCTGTTGTTCTGCAGGTTGACGCAGAGCGCGAACGTATCTCTCTTGGCGTGAAACAACTGTCTGAAGATCCGTTCAATAACTACCTCTCTGTGAACAAGAAAGGTGCTATTGTTACTGGTAAAGTGACTGCAGTTGACGCTAAAGGTGCTACAGTTGAACTAGCTGGCGGCGTAGAAGGTTACTTGCGTGCTTCAGAGGCGTCTCGCGATCGCGTTGAAGACGCAACGCTGGTTCTGAACGTTGGCGACAGCGTTGAAGCCAAATATACCGGTGTTGATCGTAAAAACCGTGTTGTAAGCCTGTCTGTTCGTGCGAAAGACGAAGCTGACGAGAAAGATGCAATTGCCACTGTTAATAACAAACCGGA
- the cmk gene encoding (d)CMP kinase produces the protein MTVMAPVITVDGPSGAGKGTLCKALAEALHWNLLDSGAIYRVLALAALHHRVDIHSEDALVPLASHLDVRFVAENGQLTVILEGENVSQEIRTETVGNTASQAAAFPRVREALLRRQRAFREAPGLIADGRDMGTVVFPDAPVKIFLDASAEERARRRMLQLQEAGFSVNFDRLLSEIKERDERDRNRPVAPLVPAADALVLDSTEMTLDDVIARALAYARQILA, from the coding sequence ATGACGGTGATGGCACCGGTAATTACGGTTGACGGGCCGAGTGGCGCAGGCAAAGGCACCCTATGTAAAGCATTAGCTGAAGCCTTGCACTGGAACTTGCTGGATTCTGGCGCTATCTACCGTGTTTTGGCGTTAGCGGCGTTGCACCATCGCGTAGATATCCACTCTGAAGATGCGTTGGTGCCGTTAGCCTCGCATCTTGATGTTCGTTTTGTTGCAGAAAACGGGCAGTTAACTGTCATTCTGGAAGGCGAGAATGTCAGTCAGGAAATTCGTACTGAGACGGTGGGCAATACGGCTTCTCAGGCTGCCGCTTTTCCTCGCGTTCGTGAGGCGTTATTACGCAGACAGCGTGCTTTCCGTGAAGCGCCAGGACTCATTGCCGATGGGCGCGATATGGGTACGGTCGTTTTTCCCGATGCACCAGTGAAAATTTTTTTAGATGCCAGCGCGGAAGAACGGGCGCGACGGCGTATGCTACAGTTGCAGGAGGCGGGTTTTAGTGTTAACTTTGATCGCCTTTTATCTGAGATAAAGGAACGGGATGAGCGCGATCGTAACCGCCCCGTTGCGCCGTTAGTCCCTGCTGCTGATGCGTTAGTGCTGGATTCAACGGAAATGACGCTTGATGATGTGATTGCGCGCGCGCTGGCTTATGCCCGCCAAATTCTTGCTTAA